Proteins encoded by one window of Dioscorea cayenensis subsp. rotundata cultivar TDr96_F1 chromosome 20, TDr96_F1_v2_PseudoChromosome.rev07_lg8_w22 25.fasta, whole genome shotgun sequence:
- the LOC120251076 gene encoding putative esterase YitV — MALAPVLLLAWVPPITCARPHSHVFLLRGLHAGHYLTAPATKRTCIPRRKMETAALPAVELRSGLLQVLRSRRCNPEVSLTVELGKPVTHPMYQGNTILGRSEAMEACPKENIPDFKEKLIEENLYLTTEEGEQGRLPVLILSLRESPRKQRPAIVFLHSSYKCKEWLRPLLEAYASRGYIAVAIDSRYHGERASSTNTYLEALVSAWKKGDTMPFIFDTVWDLIKLGDYLTQREDIDPAKIGITGESLGGMHAWFAAAVDNRYAVVVPIIGVQGFKWAIDHDKWQARVDSIKLVFEEAQIDLGKKEIDTEVVKKVWDRIAPGLDSQFDAPYSVPAIAPRPLLIVNGADDPRCPLAGLETPVARAVEAYKDAGCLEKFQLIAEPGIGHQMTASMVKNASDWFDKFLK; from the exons ATGGCTTTGGCTCCGGTTCTCCTGCTCGCGTGGGTCCCACCTATCACGTGCGCCCGTCCTCACTCGCACGTGTTTCTTCTCCGCGGGCTCCATGCTGGCCACTATTTAACCGCCCCCGCGACAAAGAGAACCTGCATCCCTCGCCGGAAAATGGAAACCGCCGCCTTACCCGCCGTCGAGCTCCGATCGGGGCTTCTCCAAGTCCTCCGTAGCCGGCGCTGCAATCCTGAAG TTTCTCTGACCGTGGAGCTTGGGAAGCCTGTGACTCATCCTATGTATCAGGGAAACACTATTTTAGGGCGCAGTGAG GCAATGGAGGCGTGTCCAAAAGAGAACATACCTGACTTCAAGGAGAAATTGATAGAAGAAAACCTCTACTTGACTACTGAG GAAGGGGAGCAAGGTCGTTTACCAGTTCTGATCCTGAGCTTGAGGGAAAGTCCGCGGAAACAAAGACCAGCCATTGTGTTCTTGCACAGCTCCTATAAATGTAAGGAATGGCTGCGGCCATTGCTTGAG GCATATGCGTCAAGAGGATACATAGCTGTTGCCATTGATTCACGTTACCATGGTGAGCGGGCAAGCAGCACAAACACATACCTGGAG GCTCTAGTTTCAGCTTGGAAGAAAGGTGATACaatgccttttatttttgaCACG GTATGGGACCTGATCAAATTAGGGGATTATTTAACGCAGCGGGAGGACATCGATCCTGCTAAGATTGGGATTACTGGTGAATCACTTGGAG GAATGCATGCATGGTTTGCTGCTGCAGTTGATAACCGTTATGCAGTGGTTGTCCCTATAATTGGTGTTCAG ggtttcaaatgGGCAATCGATCACGACAAATGGCAGGCTCGAGTTGATAGCATAAAACTTGTCTTTGAAG AAGCACAGATTGATTTGGGCAAGAAAGAGATTGATACAGAGGTGGTGAAGAAG GTCTGGGATAGAATTGCTCCCGGTCTAGACTCACAATTTGATGCACCTTACTCAGTTCCTGCAATTGCTCCTCGTCCTCTCCTCATTGTGAATG GCGCAGATGATCCACGGTGTCCTCTTGCTGGTTTAGAAACTCCTGTTGCTAGAGCAGTTGAGGCTTATAAAGATGCTGGTTGTCTAGAAAAATTTCAG CTGATAGCCGAGCCAGGAATTGGGCATCAGATGACAGCGTCGATGGTCAAGAATGCAAGTGATTGGTTTGACAAGTTCCTCAAGTGA
- the LOC120251194 gene encoding uncharacterized protein LOC120251194, which translates to MAAFPRLLLRARVSIGPSSQALNQCNRAMQSEVLTPSSRLLISRSKRRIIPRLPLDSSCLVSMQPLHNAIASARLKSVLAAESQSWGLVPQGMSMPL; encoded by the exons ATGGCAGCTTTCCCTCGTCTTCTCCTCCGAGCTAGGGTTTCCATCGGGCCTTCTTCGCAAGCCCTAAATCAATGCAACAGAGCCATGCAATCGGAGGTGTTAACACCGAGCTCTCGCTTACTGATATCTCGCTCCAAGAGACGCATCATTCCCAG GTTACCCTTGGATTCGAGCTGTCTGGTATCGATGCAACCTCTGCACAATGCGATCGCGTCGGCGCGGCTGAAGTCGGTCCTCGCTGCGGAGTCGCAGAGCTGGGGATTGGTTCCACaag GGATGTCAATGCCTTTATGA
- the LOC120251677 gene encoding TOM1-like protein 9 — translation MAASLADRATSDLLIGPDWAMNVEICDILNHDPGQGKVTARVLRRRIGNKNPKIQLLALTLLETIIKNCGDIVHMHIAERDIPHKMAKLVKKKPDFRVKEKILVLIDTWQEALGGPHGRHTQFYSAYQELLRYGVVFPKRTGSSAPVFSPQGQPPPSYPQPPQHSDNQQEATVSSDSSELPVLSIADIQNARGIMDVLAEMLNALDPKNKEGLQQEVIVDLVAQCRTYRQRLVHLVNKTSDEELLSQGLALNDDLQHVLGKYDAISSGIAAHVEKPKTLQALVDIDDATVTNQDKNALVDTSSSTNASTSNQPLLEQLLLGGPSDHDHAPLAPPSAQADPFIDLLSDGNSGVPPTENSLALAPVNESLADSMPEQNALALSDVFSQNVSNTNNSNPANVFDTNSSSSAQHLALVPVTSPFQQQQHQTSQAMLFSNGGALNPGTSPFEQAGYSQGTQWNHSNTPWHDQSSQEMNPQQQAYNNMSNDQNGDLPPPPWEVQSGMDDQITTSPHPLNGHVGDMHSESLPNGIHHPTLIQNNQPGSIHPSLMQNNQPGNVHPSLMQNNQPGSIHPSFMQNSQPGGIHPSMMPNGQPIHPSLMQNNQPGSIHPALMQNNQHGNIHPSLMQNSQAGNINPLGVGGAYPQQMQAAQFRGAYLQHMQAPQLGGAYPQAMQIAQMGGGYAYNQQPEAQFYYQRPTYPHVSQTDISQGMYGLSMQENSTYTSSSLSSYQMSGSKPSYIHQPSKPPSKPEDKLFGDLVSLCQE, via the exons ATGGCGGCATCGCTGGCAGATCGGGCGACGAGCGATCTCCTCATCGGCCCTGATTGGGCTATGAACGTTGAGATCTGTGATATTCTCAATCACGATCCTGG ACAAGGAAAAGTGACTGCAAGAGTCCTGCGAAGGCGCATCGGtaataaaaatccaaagatCCAGCTTCTTGCACTAACA CTGTTGGAGACCATAATTAAAAATTGCGGTGACATAGTCCACATGCATATTGCAGAGAGAGATATTCCACATAAAATGGCAAAATTAGTGAAAAAGAAG CCTGATTTTCGTGTCAAGGAGAAGATTTTGGTACTAATCGATACTTGGCAAGAGGCATTGGGAGGTCCCCACGGAAGGCACACACAATTTTACTCCGCTTATCAGGAGTTATTG CGTTATGGAGTGGTGTTTCCCAAGAGAACTGGAAGTTCTGCACCTGTGTTTTCTCCACAGGGACAGCCTCCCCCATCTTATCCTCAACCCCCTCAACACTCTGATAATCAACAGGAAGCAACAGTTTCTTCTGATAGCTCAGAATTGCCTGTCTTAAG CATTGCAGATATTCAGAATGCCCGGGGGATCATGGATGTTCTTGCCGAAATGTTGAACGCACTAGATCCTAAAAATAAAGAG gGACTTCAACAGGAAGTGATTGTAGACCTTGTCGCTCAGTGTCGTACATACAGACAAAGACTGGTACATCTTGTGAATAAGACTTC GGATGAGGAACTTCTCTCGCAAGGACTAGCATTAAATGATGATCTACAGCATGTACTAGGCAAGTATGATGCAATTTCTTCAGGAATTGCTGCTCATGTTGAGAAGCCAAAAACTCTACAAGCTCTTGTGGACATTGATGATGCGACAGTTACAAATCAAGATAAAAATGCACTAGTCGATACAAG CTCTTCTACAAACGCAAGCACAAGCAATCAACCTCTTCTGGAACAGTTACTGCTGGGCGGGCCTTCTGATCATGATCATGCACCACTAGCACCCCCTTCAGCTCAAGCTGATCCTTTTATCGACCTACTCAGTGACGGAAATTCAGGAGTGCCTCCGACTGAGAATTCACTTGCTCTTGCTCCGGTCAATGAGTCACTTGCTGATTCTATGCCTGAGCAGAATGCTTTAGCTCTTTCAGATGTTTTCTCTCAGAACGTTAGTAACACTAACAATAGCAATCCTGCAAATGTCTTTGATACAAATTCATCATCCTCTGCACAGCATCTTGCTCTTGTTCCCGTTACATCTCCGTTTCAGCAACAGCAACATCAAACATCTCAGGCTATGCTTTTCTCCAATGGAGGTGCCCTGAATCCAGGAACATCTCCATTCGAGCAAGCAGGTTACTCCCAAGGTACTCAATGGAACCACTCAAATACTCCCTGGCATGATCAATCTTCTCAGGAGATGAATCCCCAGCAACAGGCTTACAACAACA TgtcaaatgaccaaaatggaGACCTTCCACCACCACCCTGGGAAGTTCAATCAGGAATGGATGACCAAATAACCACCTCACCCCACCCACTCAATGGTCATGTGGGTGATATGCATTCTGAATCATTGCCAAACGGCATCCATCATCCCACATTGATACAGAACAATCAGCCTGGTAGCATCCACCCCTCATTGATGCAGAACAATCAACCCGGGAATGTCCATCCTTCATTGATGCAGAACAACCAACCCGGGAGTATTCATCCTTCATTTATGCAGAACAGCCAACCTGGAGGTATTCATCCCTCAATGATGCCAAACGGCCAACCTATCCATCCTTCATTAATGCAGAACAACCAACCTGGAAGTATCCATCCGGCATTGATGCAGAACAATCAACATGGGAATATCCATCCTTCATTGATGCAAAATAGCCAAGCAGGAAATATCAACCCTCTTGGTGTTGGAGGTGCATATCCTCAACAAATGCAAGCAGCTCAGTTCAGAGGTGCATATCTTCAACACATGCAAGCACCTCAGCTTGGAGGAGCATATCCTCAAGCCATGCAAATTGCTCAGATGGGAGGAGGCTATGCATATAATCAGCAACCTGAAGCTCAATTTTACTATCAGAGACCGACGTACCCACATGTTAGCCAAACCGATATTTCTCAAGGAATGTATGGACTTTCCATGCAGGAAAATAGCACATACACGAGCTCAAGCCTATCTTCTTATCAGATGTCTGGTTCCAAACCTTCTTATATTCACCAGCCTAGCAAGCCTCCTTCCAAGCCTGAAGATAAACTTTTCGGTGATCTTGTGAGTCTTTGCCAAGAATAA